CTGAAGTAGGCGGTGAGCATGCTTTCTATTGGCATGACCTGGAGCCCAAAAAGATGGCGACAGTGGTAGAAGACAAGCTAAAAGATGTAGAGTCTCATCCTGATATGGTTTCTCAGATAAAGCACAGCACTGACCGCTTCGATTGGGCCAAATGTGCCGAAGAGTATATCAATTACTATTTAGACATACTAAACATACGCCATGAGGAGCCAGCAAAGGACGTATCCAAGGAGCCTCTCGTAAGTATTATCACCGTATGCTGGAATGCCGCAGACACTTTGGCTCAGACCATTGAGAACGCTGAAGCGCAGACATACAAAAACAAGGAGATCATTGTCGTTGACGGAGCATCAACCGATTGTTCGGTCGATATCATTAAACAACACAGTGACTGTATCAACAAATGGGTTAGTGAGCCCGACAAGGGTATCTACGATGCCATGAACAAAGGCGTAAGAATGGCAAAAGGCGAATGGGTAATCTTTATGAACTCTGGCGACACCTTCACGGATTCAAACGTATTAGAGCGCATATTCATTGAGCCACAGACAGCCGACATAATCTATGGCGATGTAGTAAAGCAAAGAAACGATGGCTCATATTACATCCATGCCGCAGAACAAGTACACAACAGTCACCGCATGTTCTTTTGCCACCAGAGTTCACTGGTACGCAGGACACTGCTACTGGAAACACCATTTGATACGAAGCACCGTTATTCTGCAGACTTCAAGTTTTTCAAGTTGATGTTGCTATCGGGACATAAATTCTGCAAAATGCCATTCCCAATATCGAACTTCGACACCAACGGCATTTCAAACACCCAGCGTTTCAAAGGTCTATGCGATAATCTGCTTGTCATAAAAGAGGTCGATGGATTCTGGACACGTCTGCGTTTACTGCCAAGACTCTATTTCCAACTGATCATGAGTTGGATAAGAAGCAAAATTAGAAGGAAGACTGTCGCAAAGTGACAAAACGATTCAAACAAAGAGTAAAAATATCAAACACTAAGCATATATGATCAACAAGAGGCACATATATTACTTGCTCCACAACGGAAAGAACAGCAATATGCTCTATTTCATCAAGAACTATCTCCGTCAGTGGATGCCAAGAATCTGTACCCAATGGCAACGTGAATCATTATTAAGAAGTATAGAACAGCGTCCCGACAGAGATTATATCCATCAGCGAGCTGACTATTACAACAAGATGACTCCTGACTACACATTCGACCGTGAGGCATGGGCCAAAGAGGCTGTCATGGTAAAAAAACAGCCAATGACACGACAGAAGGTGTATTATTTCGATGCCATGGAGATTGCTCGCTACTTCAGCAGCAAGCTTCGATGGATTCTTCTTTCTGGCGACATCACCCATGTACCCGATGTGCCAACCATCATCAAGAGCCGTCCATTATGCGAAAACAATCAGAACTCCGTTGTCCTGAAATTGGAGAAGGTACGCCATTTCCTGTTTGTAAACGACAAGAAGGCATGGCGTGACAAGTGCAACAGAGTCATCTATCGCGGCGACTTAGGGCCTCGCAAGGAAAACCGTGATGTATTTATGAACCTTTTTGCTGATGGTCAGAACGCAATGGTTGATGCTGCTTCAACAAACTTCATACCAGAGCATCCACAATGGCAACAGGGTAAGATGACAATCAAAGAACATCTGGATTATAAATTCATCATGTCGCTAGAAGGCAATGACGTTGCAAGTAACCTGAAGTGGGTCATGTCATCAAATTCCATTGCAGTGATGCCACGCCCCACCTGTGAGACATGGTTCATGGAAGGCACCCTCATCCCAAATTATCACTATATTGAGGTAAAAGCCGACTTCTCCGACTTGGAAGAACGTCTCAACTACTACATTGACCATCCCGAAGAGGCAGAGGCCATCATCGCTCATGCCCACGAATATGTAGAACAGTTCAAGGACAATAAGCGTGAACTGCTCATCTCTCTGCTTGTACTACAAAAATACTTCAATATCACGAATACTGACAGTAATATCTAACCTGGCTGCCAGAACACAAAAATATTAAAGATGGGATATAACAAAGAAAGATATCATACACTCAAGCAAATAGCTTACTACATACTATTTGGCGTGTGGTTTGTCTTTTCGCTTCTACCCATGTGGTTCCTGCATGCAGTAGCCAGTTTGTTGTCAATACTCCTATTCCACGTGATTCGCTACAGGCGCAAGGTGGTGCATGAGAACATTGTATCGTCGTTTCCGAACCTGTCACACAGGAAACAATGGATGATGGAACGCCGTTTCTATACCCACTTCTGCGACCTTCTGGTAGAGAGTCTGAAATATTTCTCCATGTCGAAACACACTATGCGCAAACGCATGCGTTTCAAAAATGTGGAGCAAGTCGAGGAATCACTCCGCAAAGGCCGCTCGGTAGCAGTATTCCTCGGTCACTATGGCAATTGGGAGTGGATTAGCTCCATGCCTCTTTGGGTGAATCCCGACCTTTGCGTATGCACACAGCTCTACCACCCACTGGAGAACTATGTTACCGACCAGCTCATTCTCTACACACGCCGCCGCTTCGGAGGTGTCAACATTGCCGTTGACCAATCACTGAAATATATCATCAAGAAGCAACGCGAAGGAAAGCCCGTCATCGTAGGATTCATCGCCGACCAGGCTCCTTTCTGGGATAACATCTACTACTGGTCAGACTTCTTGAATCACGAAACGCCTTGGTTCACTGGTGCAGAACGCATA
This region of Prevotella sp. E13-27 genomic DNA includes:
- a CDS encoding glycosyltransferase; its protein translation is MNIYIEVYSITHPYVGIGEFCLNLGKQLAQRATELKEKYDINLTFIVPKGYEGTFGNDVNYVSFLGDVKFLSRLHGSCIDLLHLPHQYCRFKHFPNVKNTLMTIHDINFMYEKQGRKLEKYKKKFAKKLHLSNYICYISQFTKKDTESNFDVECVTRVIYNGVSKVPAESVTVTEEFKKKLPNKPYLFHISSLRPKKNVHLLIEMMAFLPDEHLVIAGDWSGKYGEDMQERIKELGLQNITCLNNVSVDEKIWLYNNSKAFLFPSVCEGFGLPPIEAMYYGKPAFLSELTSLPEVGGEHAFYWHDLEPKKMATVVEDKLKDVESHPDMVSQIKHSTDRFDWAKCAEEYINYYLDILNIRHEEPAKDVSKEPLVSIITVCWNAADTLAQTIENAEAQTYKNKEIIVVDGASTDCSVDIIKQHSDCINKWVSEPDKGIYDAMNKGVRMAKGEWVIFMNSGDTFTDSNVLERIFIEPQTADIIYGDVVKQRNDGSYYIHAAEQVHNSHRMFFCHQSSLVRRTLLLETPFDTKHRYSADFKFFKLMLLSGHKFCKMPFPISNFDTNGISNTQRFKGLCDNLLVIKEVDGFWTRLRLLPRLYFQLIMSWIRSKIRRKTVAK
- a CDS encoding glycosyltransferase family 90 protein yields the protein MINKRHIYYLLHNGKNSNMLYFIKNYLRQWMPRICTQWQRESLLRSIEQRPDRDYIHQRADYYNKMTPDYTFDREAWAKEAVMVKKQPMTRQKVYYFDAMEIARYFSSKLRWILLSGDITHVPDVPTIIKSRPLCENNQNSVVLKLEKVRHFLFVNDKKAWRDKCNRVIYRGDLGPRKENRDVFMNLFADGQNAMVDAASTNFIPEHPQWQQGKMTIKEHLDYKFIMSLEGNDVASNLKWVMSSNSIAVMPRPTCETWFMEGTLIPNYHYIEVKADFSDLEERLNYYIDHPEEAEAIIAHAHEYVEQFKDNKRELLISLLVLQKYFNITNTDSNI
- a CDS encoding lysophospholipid acyltransferase family protein, encoding MGYNKERYHTLKQIAYYILFGVWFVFSLLPMWFLHAVASLLSILLFHVIRYRRKVVHENIVSSFPNLSHRKQWMMERRFYTHFCDLLVESLKYFSMSKHTMRKRMRFKNVEQVEESLRKGRSVAVFLGHYGNWEWISSMPLWVNPDLCVCTQLYHPLENYVTDQLILYTRRRFGGVNIAVDQSLKYIIKKQREGKPVIVGFIADQAPFWDNIYYWSDFLNHETPWFTGAERIAQKLDMDVYYLDVRRVRRGHYTAEYKLITTEPKKQEQFWITEQYAKMLENTIQRGPAYWLWSHRRWKRTKEEWLQRTHGGIKPKN